One genomic segment of Methylocystis sp. SC2 includes these proteins:
- a CDS encoding TonB-dependent receptor, translating into MFLHHCREKDAPENSASFIGLLKSKFNAYCQSHSRRARLSRRWRVRARLGVTLRSDGPCLLRSLQVSFRSALACVLTAIVAAPPSFSALAQTALPTIQVGGRRTAPSVHSHAAAPGPAARTHSAPPPPRASPVVAAVSRPPAEPSGPKPPPITASSEKFFTGQEVNALPFARPGDALEIVPGLVVTQHSGEGKANQYFLRGFNLDHGTDLALYLDGMPLNMRTHGHSQGYADSNFLIPELLSYVLARKGPYDAQDGDFSSAGSIYMQYKDRIDKGYFQLTGGSFAYARALAVAPYQDFAGGSAYGAVEAQYYNGPWERGDNMRRLNSVLRWSRGAQEDGASVTFMGYANKWYGTDQIPSRAVSAGLLSLWGTMDPTAGGATSRFSLSSRWSQVEGDHASRVEAYLVHSTLDLYSTYTYFLAHQNLGDQIRQFDYRTLVGVNAQHAIRWADVNGAPVETRVGFQGRYDDIRLGLQESVRRQIYDTLSNNAVGEGSIGLWTDTAVRWTPWLKTVAGARFDYYNAAVSSLQALYDAPKLAASTGLPAFLLTGPFNQGVKNASLFSPKLSIIVGPFSKTEFYANYGEGFHSTDARGTVLRVSTAELADNDGFVQAASIPLLVKSRGAEIGARTKFIEGLDSSISLFWLNLESENQFVGDSGTTIFGRPSRRYGIELANKYAPNSWIRFDGDVALVQARYRGVDVAQTLAWLDLITPDALPYGTFLGNAPGNYLSNAIAVTALGGLELGETTGWFGALKYRYFGARALTEDGYFNSPATGALNARLGYRWADGWRLQFDAFNIFNSRSDQITFAYGSLLPSDPLYAQCVAGVAPAQVCGVGVMDRHLKPLEPAAVRVTFAGPLNFDASLVGAFDRAALFSPLPN; encoded by the coding sequence ATGTTTCTGCATCACTGCCGAGAAAAAGATGCGCCAGAGAATAGCGCGTCTTTCATCGGCTTGCTGAAAAGCAAATTTAACGCATACTGCCAGTCACATTCCCGCAGGGCGCGGTTAAGCCGGCGATGGCGCGTTCGTGCTCGACTCGGCGTGACCCTTCGCAGTGATGGCCCATGTTTGCTGCGGAGTTTGCAAGTGTCATTTCGTTCAGCCTTGGCCTGCGTCCTGACGGCGATCGTAGCGGCGCCGCCTTCTTTCTCCGCGCTGGCGCAAACCGCGCTTCCGACAATCCAGGTTGGCGGGCGTCGGACTGCTCCGTCGGTCCATTCTCACGCGGCCGCGCCCGGACCGGCGGCGCGCACGCATTCAGCTCCGCCGCCGCCGCGCGCCTCGCCGGTCGTCGCCGCAGTCAGTCGACCGCCGGCGGAGCCGTCGGGCCCAAAGCCGCCGCCGATCACCGCCTCGAGCGAGAAATTCTTCACCGGCCAGGAGGTCAACGCGCTTCCCTTCGCGCGTCCCGGCGACGCGCTGGAGATCGTGCCCGGACTCGTCGTCACGCAGCACAGCGGCGAAGGCAAGGCGAACCAATATTTCCTGCGCGGCTTCAATCTCGACCATGGCACTGATCTCGCGCTCTATCTCGACGGCATGCCGCTCAATATGCGCACCCATGGCCATTCGCAGGGTTACGCCGACAGCAATTTCCTGATTCCCGAACTCCTGTCCTACGTTCTCGCCCGCAAGGGCCCCTATGACGCGCAGGACGGCGACTTCTCGTCGGCGGGTTCGATCTACATGCAATACAAGGACAGGATCGACAAAGGCTACTTCCAGCTCACCGGCGGCAGTTTCGCCTATGCGCGCGCGCTCGCCGTCGCGCCTTACCAGGATTTTGCCGGCGGCTCCGCCTATGGCGCGGTCGAAGCGCAATATTACAACGGACCCTGGGAGCGCGGCGACAATATGCGGCGGCTCAACAGCGTGTTGCGCTGGTCGCGCGGCGCGCAGGAAGACGGCGCCTCCGTGACCTTCATGGGCTACGCCAACAAATGGTACGGAACCGACCAAATTCCGAGTCGCGCGGTCAGCGCAGGATTGCTGTCGCTCTGGGGCACGATGGACCCGACCGCCGGAGGCGCGACCTCGCGCTTCTCGCTCTCGTCGCGCTGGAGTCAGGTTGAGGGCGATCACGCCTCGCGCGTCGAAGCCTATCTCGTCCATTCGACCTTGGACCTCTACAGCACTTACACCTACTTCCTGGCGCATCAGAATTTGGGCGACCAGATCCGTCAGTTCGATTATCGGACGCTCGTCGGCGTTAACGCGCAGCATGCGATCAGATGGGCCGACGTGAATGGCGCGCCGGTCGAGACCCGCGTCGGCTTTCAGGGCCGCTACGACGACATTCGCCTTGGCCTGCAGGAGAGCGTCCGTCGACAAATCTATGACACGCTCAGCAACAATGCCGTCGGCGAAGGCAGCATCGGCCTCTGGACCGATACGGCGGTGCGCTGGACGCCCTGGCTGAAGACAGTCGCCGGCGCGCGTTTCGACTATTACAACGCCGCCGTCAGCTCGCTGCAGGCGCTCTATGATGCGCCGAAACTCGCGGCGAGCACTGGCCTGCCGGCGTTCCTTCTCACGGGGCCGTTCAATCAGGGCGTCAAGAATGCGTCGCTGTTCAGCCCGAAGCTCTCGATCATCGTCGGCCCCTTCTCCAAAACCGAATTCTACGCCAATTACGGCGAAGGCTTCCATTCGACCGACGCGCGGGGAACGGTGCTGCGAGTCTCCACTGCCGAACTTGCGGACAATGACGGTTTCGTTCAGGCCGCTTCAATTCCGCTGCTGGTGAAATCACGCGGCGCCGAGATTGGCGCCCGCACGAAATTCATCGAAGGGCTCGATTCCAGCATCAGCCTGTTCTGGCTCAATCTTGAATCGGAGAACCAGTTCGTCGGCGACAGCGGCACGACCATCTTCGGCCGCCCGAGCCGCAGATATGGCATTGAACTCGCCAACAAATACGCCCCGAACAGCTGGATCAGATTTGACGGCGACGTGGCGCTCGTGCAGGCGCGCTACCGCGGCGTCGACGTCGCGCAGACTCTGGCGTGGCTCGATCTGATCACGCCTGACGCATTGCCCTATGGGACATTCCTCGGCAATGCGCCCGGCAATTATCTGTCGAACGCCATCGCGGTGACGGCGTTGGGCGGATTGGAACTCGGCGAGACGACAGGCTGGTTCGGCGCGCTGAAATATCGCTATTTCGGGGCGAGGGCGCTCACCGAGGACGGCTATTTCAATTCCCCGGCGACCGGCGCGCTGAACGCGCGACTGGGCTATCGATGGGCGGACGGCTGGCGATTGCAGTTCGACGCCTTCAATATTTTCAACTCGCGCTCCGACCAGATCACATTTGCCTATGGCTCGCTCCTGCCGAGCGACCCTCTTTACGCGCAATGCGTCGCCGGCGTCGCGCCGGCCCAGGTTTGCGGCGTCGGCGTCATGGACCGCCATCTCAAGCCGCTCGAGCCTGCGGCCGTGCGCGTGACATTTGCCGGGCCGCTCAATTTCGACGCTTCGCTCGTCGGCGCGTTTGATCGCGCGGCGCTTTTCTCACCGCTGCCGAACTGA
- a CDS encoding MerR family transcriptional regulator, which translates to MSGKSDEAMRTIGEVAASLDLPAHVLRFWETRFKQINPLKRAGGRRFYRERDIELVIAIRRLLYDEGYTIKGVQRIFKEAGVEAVLAGAGRRQGDPPASASPFRPGGPARDEDETDAALSADGLAALRAQNPNLAGIEAQDAAPIVEIDEPFAPPSAHSDPRSLAAPQTRILREVLAEIEECKRLLRLTRR; encoded by the coding sequence GTGTCGGGCAAGAGCGATGAAGCGATGCGCACGATCGGCGAGGTCGCGGCGAGCCTCGACCTTCCCGCGCATGTGCTGCGCTTCTGGGAGACCCGTTTCAAGCAGATCAATCCTCTTAAGCGCGCCGGCGGGCGGCGCTTCTACCGGGAGCGCGACATCGAACTGGTGATCGCGATCCGCCGCCTGCTCTATGACGAAGGCTATACGATCAAGGGCGTGCAGCGCATCTTCAAGGAGGCTGGCGTCGAGGCGGTCCTGGCGGGCGCCGGGCGCCGCCAAGGGGACCCGCCCGCGAGCGCCTCCCCGTTCCGTCCGGGCGGGCCCGCGCGAGATGAAGACGAGACGGACGCCGCCCTCTCGGCCGATGGCCTCGCCGCTCTGCGCGCGCAAAATCCAAATCTTGCGGGAATCGAGGCCCAGGACGCGGCTCCGATCGTCGAAATTGACGAGCCGTTTGCGCCGCCCTCGGCCCACAGCGACCCGCGCTCTCTTGCCGCGCCGCAAACGCGCATCCTGCGCGAGGTTCTGGCCGAGATCGAGGAATGCAAACGCCTGCTCAGACTGACCAGGCGATAG
- a CDS encoding COX15/CtaA family protein, whose translation MEDWLHFPQPVPAIRHHATAANALAVRNWLWLVAGLVFLMVIVGGATRLTESGLSIVQWKPVTGVLPPLSQQEWQEAFEAYKQIPQYRELFPNMDVAGFKYIYAWEWAHRLLGRVIGVVFAVPLIWFWATGRLPRSAKPKLVGILALGALQGGVGWWMVASGLVNRIEVAQERLAIHLLLAALIFSACLWVAGGLGPRAVSLAHGGAGRLKAVALTILAFVFLQIFVGGLVAGLRAGLVNNTWPLMDGVFIPPADVLWRLEPFWTNLVDNPVTVQFFHRMIAYLIFALALGHLLDAWMNAEGRARRGAAILFGHVLMQIALGIATLVLVEPPFAGSPHLALALAHQAIGMAVLAVATLQARRLVQDVTSN comes from the coding sequence ATGGAAGATTGGCTGCACTTTCCCCAACCGGTTCCGGCGATCAGGCACCACGCGACCGCGGCGAACGCCCTGGCGGTGCGCAATTGGCTGTGGCTTGTCGCGGGGCTGGTCTTTCTGATGGTCATCGTCGGCGGCGCGACCCGGCTGACCGAATCGGGCCTCTCCATCGTGCAATGGAAGCCCGTCACCGGCGTGCTGCCGCCGCTGTCGCAGCAGGAGTGGCAGGAGGCGTTCGAGGCATACAAGCAGATTCCGCAATATAGGGAACTGTTCCCGAACATGGATGTTGCGGGGTTCAAATACATCTACGCCTGGGAATGGGCGCATCGTCTTCTGGGACGAGTGATCGGCGTCGTTTTCGCCGTCCCCCTCATATGGTTTTGGGCGACCGGCCGCCTGCCGCGTTCGGCGAAGCCGAAGCTCGTCGGCATTCTTGCGCTTGGGGCGCTCCAGGGCGGCGTCGGCTGGTGGATGGTCGCGTCCGGCCTCGTCAATCGCATCGAGGTGGCGCAGGAGCGCCTCGCGATCCACCTGCTGCTCGCCGCGCTGATCTTCTCCGCATGCCTATGGGTGGCCGGCGGCCTCGGGCCGCGCGCCGTCTCTCTCGCGCATGGGGGCGCAGGTCGGCTGAAGGCGGTGGCGCTGACGATCCTGGCTTTCGTGTTTCTGCAGATTTTCGTTGGCGGTCTCGTCGCAGGATTGCGGGCGGGCCTCGTCAACAACACTTGGCCGCTGATGGACGGCGTCTTCATTCCTCCGGCCGACGTCTTGTGGCGATTGGAGCCTTTCTGGACCAATCTCGTCGACAATCCTGTCACCGTCCAATTCTTCCACCGCATGATCGCCTATCTGATTTTCGCTCTGGCGCTCGGGCATCTTCTGGACGCGTGGATGAACGCGGAAGGACGCGCGCGCCGCGGCGCCGCGATCCTGTTCGGCCATGTGCTCATGCAGATCGCGCTTGGAATCGCGACATTGGTGCTGGTCGAGCCGCCCTTCGCCGGCTCGCCGCATCTGGCGCTGGCGCTCGCGCATCAGGCGATCGGCATGGCGGTGTTGGCGGTCGCGACGCTGCAGGCGCGACGTCTGGTGCAAGACGTGACCTCGAACTGA
- a CDS encoding TIGR04222 domain-containing membrane protein encodes MQNIAILNLPGPEFLNVFGLVVILVLAAAYLCIRLADRTDRRPPPPVPQNPDAMEVAFLQGGVNQIIRTLIYDLAQRGFVVLAAEDHVIPTEKLPEPGELNALETRLLEAVQAKPKAHALFEDRGLRRWLLERLAPLRAKLAAEALIKPKSVKIWRRRAQIGGTMVIVGLALAKIYVEWTAGAENVAYLIFLTAASVASLFALAYVLTRTHASRRGHAYLDAMRLAYGGRLKEAVGHIGSPGPEARAFRGAALFLIGLYGFAPLKGTTEAMFAEAFSRGSGSDGADCGTSCGGSCGDGGASDGGVRD; translated from the coding sequence GTGCAGAATATTGCGATCCTCAATCTTCCCGGGCCCGAATTTCTCAATGTCTTCGGACTCGTCGTCATCCTCGTGCTGGCGGCCGCTTACCTTTGCATTCGGCTCGCAGATCGCACCGATCGCCGCCCGCCGCCGCCCGTGCCGCAGAACCCCGACGCGATGGAGGTCGCCTTCCTGCAGGGCGGCGTCAATCAAATCATCCGAACGCTGATCTATGATCTTGCGCAGCGCGGCTTCGTCGTCCTCGCCGCCGAGGATCACGTGATTCCCACAGAGAAACTGCCGGAGCCGGGCGAGCTCAACGCCTTGGAGACGCGCCTGCTCGAAGCCGTGCAGGCGAAGCCGAAGGCGCATGCGCTGTTCGAAGATCGCGGCTTGCGGCGCTGGCTGCTGGAGCGGCTCGCGCCGCTGCGCGCCAAGCTCGCCGCGGAGGCGTTGATCAAGCCCAAGTCGGTGAAGATCTGGCGCCGGCGCGCGCAGATCGGCGGAACTATGGTCATCGTCGGTCTGGCGCTCGCCAAGATCTATGTCGAATGGACGGCAGGCGCCGAGAATGTCGCCTATCTGATCTTTCTTACCGCGGCGTCGGTCGCGTCGCTTTTCGCGCTTGCCTATGTGCTGACCAGAACCCACGCCAGCCGTCGCGGCCACGCCTATCTCGACGCGATGCGGCTCGCCTATGGCGGCCGTCTGAAGGAGGCCGTCGGTCACATCGGATCGCCCGGACCCGAAGCGCGCGCCTTCCGCGGCGCCGCGCTGTTTCTCATCGGCCTCTACGGATTCGCGCCGCTCAAAGGCACGACGGAGGCGATGTTCGCCGAAGCCTTCAGTCGCGGCTCGGGAAGCGACGGCGCCGATTGCGGAACAAGCTGCGGCGGCAGTTGCGGCGACGGCGGAGCGAGCGATGGTGGCGTCCGCGATTGA
- a CDS encoding DUF692 domain-containing protein, with translation MVASAIDAPALGSGLGYRPQCRADLFARREDVDFIEIIADHYLDASKEKRAELELLRAHFPLVAHGLDLSIGSADGVDSCYLDKIAAMIERIDPPWWSEHLCFTRAGGISIGHLASLPFTREAVDVVARNVEIVRRRIKAPLLLENITCVVRIPGGEMDEPEFLSRTLEATGCGWLCDVANMHVNATNFGVDLESDFERWPWDRLVQIHYAGGRQRDGLLIDSHDAATSDAVWRLYDRVVARAPVKGVILERDEKMPPFGELIDEVARARRSLAENGRWR, from the coding sequence ATGGTGGCGTCCGCGATTGACGCGCCGGCGCTCGGGTCCGGACTTGGCTATCGTCCGCAGTGTCGCGCCGATCTCTTCGCCCGACGGGAGGATGTCGATTTTATCGAGATCATCGCCGATCATTATCTCGACGCATCGAAAGAAAAGCGCGCTGAACTCGAGCTTTTACGCGCGCATTTTCCGCTCGTCGCGCATGGTCTCGATCTCTCGATCGGCAGCGCGGACGGCGTCGACTCTTGCTATCTCGATAAAATCGCCGCGATGATCGAACGCATCGATCCGCCCTGGTGGAGCGAGCATCTCTGCTTCACGCGCGCCGGCGGAATCAGCATCGGCCATCTTGCGTCGCTGCCCTTTACGCGCGAGGCGGTCGACGTCGTCGCGCGCAATGTCGAAATTGTGCGCAGGCGCATTAAGGCGCCGCTGCTCTTGGAAAACATCACTTGCGTGGTGCGCATTCCTGGCGGCGAAATGGACGAGCCTGAATTTTTGTCGCGCACGCTGGAAGCGACCGGATGCGGTTGGCTGTGCGACGTCGCCAACATGCATGTGAATGCGACGAATTTCGGCGTCGATCTCGAAAGCGACTTCGAGCGCTGGCCATGGGACAGGCTCGTGCAAATCCACTACGCGGGCGGGCGCCAGCGCGACGGCCTGCTGATCGACAGCCATGACGCCGCGACGAGCGACGCGGTTTGGCGGCTCTATGATCGCGTCGTCGCCCGTGCGCCGGTCAAGGGCGTCATTCTCGAGCGCGATGAGAAAATGCCGCCGTTTGGCGAACTCATCGATGAAGTGGCGCGCGCGCGACGATCCCTCGCGGAGAACGGGCGATGGCGTTAG
- a CDS encoding flagellar export protein FliJ, producing MKSRDTLVRLKRFQAEEKRRRVIQLNAMIGEFTRMANELEREIGQEERRANIDDPNHFAYPTYARAARTRRDNILASIAELRGQLEEAEAQFKEASEDFAKAQSQEARDRGAERMVDVVAERRHAEMPEVLRRA from the coding sequence ATGAAGTCGCGGGATACGCTTGTCCGTCTCAAACGGTTCCAGGCCGAGGAAAAACGTCGGCGCGTCATCCAATTGAATGCAATGATCGGAGAATTCACGCGCATGGCCAATGAGCTCGAGCGTGAAATCGGTCAGGAAGAGCGGCGCGCCAACATCGACGATCCCAATCATTTCGCTTATCCGACCTATGCGCGGGCGGCGCGCACGCGGCGCGACAACATCCTTGCGTCGATCGCGGAACTGCGCGGCCAACTCGAAGAAGCCGAAGCGCAGTTCAAAGAGGCCAGCGAAGACTTCGCCAAGGCGCAAAGCCAGGAAGCGCGGGATCGCGGCGCCGAGCGCATGGTTGACGTCGTCGCCGAGCGGCGCCACGCCGAAATGCCGGAAGTCCTGCGCAGGGCTTAA
- a CDS encoding cupin domain-containing protein, translated as MRNLAAILAGAAISLAAPVAVMAEAPGFVFSQDKLEWRAGPPELPRGAEVAMLFGNPMQGGPYILRMRAPKGYKIGPHKHSGIETMTVLTGAVRYGQGDQLESNAEKTLSAGGFAATPAEAGHWVSFEDDTVIQVTGVGPWNITYLDPRDDPRAAQR; from the coding sequence ATGCGAAATCTTGCTGCAATTCTTGCGGGCGCCGCCATAAGCCTCGCAGCTCCCGTCGCCGTGATGGCGGAAGCTCCAGGCTTCGTATTCTCGCAAGACAAACTCGAATGGCGGGCAGGTCCGCCGGAACTGCCGAGGGGCGCGGAAGTCGCGATGCTGTTCGGCAATCCGATGCAAGGCGGACCCTACATCCTGCGCATGCGCGCGCCGAAGGGGTATAAGATCGGGCCGCACAAGCACAGCGGAATCGAAACCATGACCGTCTTGACGGGCGCCGTCCGCTACGGTCAGGGCGATCAACTCGAGTCAAACGCCGAGAAAACGCTATCGGCCGGAGGCTTTGCGGCTACGCCCGCGGAAGCGGGCCATTGGGTGAGCTTCGAAGACGATACGGTGATCCAAGTGACCGGCGTCGGTCCCTGGAACATCACCTATCTTGACCCGCGCGACGATCCGCGCGCGGCTCAGCGGTAG
- the pqqE gene encoding pyrroloquinoline quinone biosynthesis protein PqqE, whose protein sequence is MSEAQAARFVIGPDSRPAFTRYARLHEDRARSRTVILAPERAYELDPIGLIVLRAIDGATRLADLCARLAQQYSAPLDVITRDVTALLQGLADKRLLRDGTDKFAPPPPSAFATSIAPFAGGPAGLLAELTHRCPLQCPYCSNPLELERSNVELTADEWGETFRQAASIGALQLHLSGGEPTVRRDLEEILAHAVDAGLYTNLVTSAVLLTRERLQRLAEIGLDHVQVSIQDVVPESADRISGFQGGVAKKRDVARWTREFGMGLTINAPMHRQNIAHLPQIIDFAVEVDAQRIEIAHIQYYAWAQMNRAALIPTREAFMETVGIVDAAKKRLAGVLNFDFVIHDHYATRPKACTGGWGRSIVAVTPSGKALPCHAAQTLPGLAFDTVREKPLGDIWRNGAAFNAFRGVDWMKEPCRSCERREIDFGGCRCQAFAIAGDAAATDPACHLSPDHARFAAYAEIESHVPAPDFIYRRYGGAAASTACAKEPA, encoded by the coding sequence ATGTCTGAGGCGCAGGCCGCGCGGTTCGTGATCGGCCCGGACTCGCGTCCGGCCTTCACACGCTACGCGCGGCTGCACGAAGACCGCGCGCGGTCTCGAACGGTTATTCTGGCGCCCGAGCGCGCCTATGAACTCGATCCGATTGGGCTCATCGTGCTGCGCGCGATCGACGGCGCAACGCGCCTCGCCGATCTTTGCGCGCGGCTCGCGCAGCAATATTCCGCGCCGCTCGACGTTATTACGCGCGACGTCACGGCGCTGCTGCAAGGCCTCGCCGACAAGCGGCTGCTGCGCGACGGGACCGACAAATTTGCGCCGCCGCCGCCTTCCGCCTTCGCCACGTCGATCGCGCCATTCGCCGGCGGACCCGCGGGGCTGCTCGCCGAGCTGACCCATCGCTGCCCGCTACAATGTCCGTACTGCTCCAACCCGCTCGAACTCGAGCGCTCGAACGTGGAGCTCACCGCCGATGAATGGGGCGAGACCTTCCGTCAGGCGGCGTCGATCGGCGCGCTGCAGCTGCATCTTTCCGGCGGCGAACCGACCGTGCGACGCGATCTTGAAGAGATACTCGCACATGCGGTCGACGCGGGACTCTACACCAATCTCGTCACCTCCGCGGTGCTGCTGACGCGCGAGCGCTTGCAGCGTCTCGCCGAGATCGGCCTCGATCATGTGCAGGTCTCCATTCAGGACGTCGTTCCCGAGAGCGCCGACCGAATCTCGGGCTTTCAGGGCGGCGTCGCCAAGAAGCGCGACGTCGCGCGCTGGACGCGCGAATTCGGCATGGGGTTGACGATCAATGCGCCGATGCACCGTCAGAACATCGCGCATCTGCCGCAGATCATCGACTTCGCCGTCGAGGTCGACGCGCAGCGCATCGAGATCGCGCATATTCAATATTACGCCTGGGCGCAGATGAACCGCGCCGCGCTCATCCCGACGCGCGAAGCCTTCATGGAAACGGTCGGCATCGTCGACGCGGCGAAGAAACGTCTCGCCGGCGTGCTCAATTTCGATTTCGTCATTCACGACCATTACGCGACGCGGCCGAAAGCCTGCACGGGCGGCTGGGGCCGATCGATCGTGGCGGTGACGCCATCCGGCAAGGCCCTGCCCTGCCACGCCGCGCAGACCCTGCCGGGATTGGCCTTCGACACTGTGCGCGAGAAGCCGCTCGGCGATATCTGGCGCAATGGCGCAGCCTTCAACGCCTTCCGCGGCGTGGACTGGATGAAGGAGCCCTGCCGTTCTTGCGAGCGCCGGGAAATCGACTTCGGCGGCTGCCGCTGTCAGGCCTTCGCGATCGCCGGCGACGCCGCGGCGACGGACCCCGCCTGCCATCTATCGCCGGACCATGCGCGCTTCGCCGCTTACGCCGAAATCGAATCGCACGTCCCGGCGCCGGACTTCATCTATCGTCGCTATGGCGGCGCCGCGGCGTCAACGGCGTGCGCCAAGGAGCCGGCGTGA
- the pqqC gene encoding pyrroloquinoline-quinone synthase PqqC, with protein MNEIVAIDWRGAAPLARDEFEAAIRAVGAERYHDKHAFHKLLHGGKLSKDQVAAWALNRYCYQEAVPRKDAAFMSRVHDRELRREWIHRIHDHDGLGEEGGGIERWLVLTDALGFSRDYVTSRRGALPATKFAVEAYVRFVVEQPLVVAVASSLTELFAPSIHRERIVGMLENYDFVDDQVMAYFKRRLTQAPRDSEFALGYVLDNARTRAEQEACVGAVRFKCDVLWAQLDALHHAYVTPGLIPPGAWRPGEAHV; from the coding sequence GTGAACGAGATCGTAGCCATTGATTGGCGCGGGGCCGCGCCGCTTGCCCGCGATGAATTCGAAGCTGCGATCCGCGCCGTCGGCGCCGAGCGCTATCACGACAAACACGCGTTTCATAAGCTGCTGCACGGCGGCAAGCTCAGCAAGGATCAGGTCGCCGCCTGGGCGCTGAACCGCTACTGCTATCAAGAAGCTGTGCCGCGCAAGGACGCGGCGTTCATGAGCCGCGTCCATGATCGCGAACTGCGCCGCGAATGGATACATCGCATCCATGATCATGACGGCCTCGGCGAAGAAGGCGGCGGCATCGAGCGCTGGCTCGTGCTGACCGACGCGCTCGGCTTCTCGCGCGATTACGTCACCTCCCGGCGCGGCGCCCTGCCCGCGACGAAATTCGCCGTCGAAGCCTATGTGCGCTTTGTCGTCGAGCAGCCGCTCGTCGTTGCGGTCGCGTCTTCGCTGACCGAACTCTTCGCGCCGTCGATCCATCGCGAACGCATCGTCGGAATGCTGGAAAATTACGATTTCGTCGACGACCAGGTGATGGCCTATTTCAAACGCCGGCTGACGCAGGCGCCGCGCGATTCGGAGTTTGCGCTCGGCTACGTGCTCGACAACGCCAGGACGCGCGCCGAACAAGAAGCCTGCGTCGGCGCCGTGCGGTTCAAATGCGACGTCTTGTGGGCGCAGCTTGACGCATTACATCACGCCTACGTCACGCCCGGGCTGATCCCGCCCGGCGCATGGCGGCCAGGAGAAGCCCATGTCTGA
- the pqqB gene encoding pyrroloquinoline quinone biosynthesis protein PqqB, whose amino-acid sequence MRIRILGSGAGGGFPQWNCNCANCRAVRAGAPGFSPRTQSSLAVSVNGSDWLLLNASPDLRQQIAAAPQLAPGPDDGLRASPIKAVALTNGDVDHVAGLLNMREAQPFSLYAAGRVLDALGANPIFTILQTQLVPRIELHTEEAAPVTGAGIDLGLAIRAFPVPGKIALYLENANAPNFGTSAGDTLGLEIIETATGDSFFYIPGCAKVDAELAERLRGAMLVFLDGTLFHENEMIEQGLLGKTGSRMGHINVSGADGSIAAFEPLGVKRKIYVHINNSNPLLNEFSDEYATARAAGWEIGEDGMEVDL is encoded by the coding sequence ATGCGGATCAGAATCTTGGGGTCGGGCGCCGGCGGCGGCTTCCCGCAATGGAACTGCAACTGCGCCAATTGCCGGGCTGTCCGCGCCGGAGCGCCCGGTTTTTCGCCGCGCACGCAGTCGTCATTGGCGGTGAGCGTCAATGGCTCCGACTGGCTGCTGCTCAACGCCTCGCCTGATCTGCGCCAGCAAATCGCCGCCGCGCCCCAGCTTGCTCCCGGCCCCGATGACGGTCTGCGCGCGAGCCCGATCAAGGCGGTGGCGCTGACAAATGGCGACGTGGATCACGTCGCGGGTCTTCTCAACATGCGAGAGGCCCAGCCGTTCAGCCTTTACGCCGCAGGACGCGTTCTCGACGCGCTCGGCGCCAATCCCATTTTCACGATCCTGCAGACGCAGCTCGTGCCCCGCATCGAGCTGCACACAGAGGAAGCGGCGCCTGTCACCGGAGCGGGCATTGATCTTGGGCTCGCGATCCGCGCCTTTCCCGTTCCGGGCAAGATCGCGCTCTATCTCGAAAACGCCAATGCGCCGAATTTCGGCACGAGCGCCGGCGACACGCTGGGGCTTGAGATCATCGAAACCGCGACGGGCGACTCATTCTTTTATATTCCCGGATGCGCCAAAGTTGACGCGGAACTCGCCGAGCGGCTTCGGGGCGCCATGCTGGTGTTCCTCGACGGGACTCTTTTCCACGAAAACGAGATGATCGAGCAAGGCCTGCTCGGCAAGACCGGTTCGCGCATGGGCCATATCAATGTCAGCGGCGCCGACGGCTCCATCGCCGCGTTCGAGCCGCTCGGCGTGAAACGCAAAATCTACGTGCACATCAACAATTCGAACCCATTACTGAACGAGTTCTCGGATGAATATGCGACCGCTCGCGCGGCCGGCTGGGAAATCGGCGAGGATGGCATGGAGGTCGACCTGTGA